One part of the bacterium genome encodes these proteins:
- a CDS encoding Gmad2 immunoglobulin-like domain-containing protein, which produces MISRKNLALFLCLALFASVVIALVVFQNKKYVPIRSFEECVKAGYPVLESYPRKCKAPNSEFVEDVGNEIEKQDIIRVSVPRPGDSIKSPLTISGEARGYWFFEASFPIHLFDASGNKIATAIATAQGEWMTQDFVPFKAVLTFNSVPTERGMLIFEKDNPSGLSENADELRMPVEFSAKAVSSDTPKECLPTGCSGQICADEDVVTTCEWTEQYACYQDAQCGRQTNGKCGWTQTSQLTSCLDNAQ; this is translated from the coding sequence ATGATATCCAGAAAAAATCTTGCATTGTTTCTTTGTTTGGCCCTGTTCGCATCGGTTGTCATTGCGCTTGTGGTGTTTCAAAACAAAAAATATGTCCCTATTCGAAGTTTTGAAGAGTGTGTAAAAGCGGGTTATCCGGTGCTTGAATCCTATCCGCGTAAATGCAAAGCGCCAAATTCCGAATTCGTGGAAGATGTTGGAAATGAAATTGAGAAACAGGACATTATCCGTGTATCGGTACCGCGTCCCGGGGATTCAATCAAAAGCCCTCTGACCATAAGCGGAGAAGCAAGAGGGTATTGGTTCTTTGAGGCCTCTTTCCCGATACATTTGTTTGACGCATCGGGAAATAAAATCGCTACCGCAATCGCAACCGCTCAGGGTGAATGGATGACTCAAGATTTCGTGCCATTCAAGGCGGTATTGACCTTTAATTCCGTTCCGACCGAGCGCGGAATGCTTATTTTCGAAAAGGATAATCCATCGGGGCTTTCCGAAAATGCCGATGAACTTCGCATGCCGGTGGAATTTAGCGCCAAGGCTGTTTCTTCCGACACGCCGAAGGAATGCCTCCCGACCGGTTGTAGCGGACAGATATGCGCGGATGAGGATGTTGTTACAACGTGCGAATGGACGGAGCAATACGCCTGTTACCAGGATGCCCAGTGCGGGCGGCAAACAAATGGGAAATGCGGATGGACGCAAACGTCCCAATTAACATCATGTCTG
- a CDS encoding DUF5667 domain-containing protein produces MNNFEKQLHTIGQTIRMTSQEKGHMKAVLEHSIRTAPVKKENLLRPENRWPNSFFFLLLRNPMPIALILALVVGGGVSFAAEGSLPGDLLYPVKVSVNEEIKQTLTFSSEAKAQWESERAERRLVEAASLSAEGKLSAANEQKIAEQFEKHAQKVAERVKEFEERDPERASEVTSRFETSLEAHEEILTRLSLRNSDDENDSTGRMLAVVRENRETVNAVPAAASVNLRVAVKINEDSLALSSSPDDSSDGSKEAVKAADVKESSVLRMLKLAESKSHDVSKIIQKFETSLSTSTMTQVKADFATVTEGISAGKSFLNNKEYREAFAELQNAFNLAYRLEILLRAEQKHKLQIFPSILPIPAEEDDNNSTATSSVSSSSRVNTYLQKEADRMKEKADIALTEARLKLSEKVLRITGITDKAQNLIAEAENTSVQAEVAYAQGDYTSALRLWNISYANAKTASGLLSNMFQSDSESGVRGSDDSHNDEVKIESETEIEIETEGSEVKTKSGIQIKVF; encoded by the coding sequence ATGAACAATTTCGAAAAACAACTTCATACGATAGGACAAACAATCCGCATGACGTCTCAGGAAAAAGGACATATGAAGGCGGTTCTTGAACATTCCATACGTACCGCACCTGTAAAAAAAGAAAATCTTTTGCGTCCCGAAAACCGGTGGCCAAATAGTTTTTTCTTTCTCTTGCTCAGAAATCCCATGCCCATCGCACTCATTCTCGCGCTTGTTGTCGGGGGCGGTGTGTCCTTTGCCGCCGAAGGTTCTCTGCCCGGAGATTTGCTGTACCCGGTCAAAGTATCTGTGAACGAAGAAATAAAACAAACTCTCACTTTTTCTTCCGAAGCGAAAGCACAATGGGAAAGTGAGCGAGCCGAACGGCGCCTTGTTGAGGCGGCATCGCTTTCTGCGGAAGGGAAACTAAGCGCGGCAAATGAGCAAAAAATTGCGGAACAATTTGAAAAACACGCTCAAAAAGTCGCTGAGAGGGTAAAAGAATTTGAGGAACGGGACCCCGAACGAGCGAGTGAGGTCACTTCACGCTTTGAAACATCGCTAGAGGCCCATGAGGAAATTCTCACCCGCTTGTCGTTGCGCAACAGCGATGATGAAAATGACTCAACGGGGAGGATGCTTGCTGTTGTAAGGGAGAATAGGGAAACCGTCAACGCTGTTCCCGCGGCTGCTTCGGTCAATCTTCGGGTGGCTGTAAAAATAAACGAAGACTCTCTTGCGTTATCTTCCAGCCCGGATGATTCATCGGATGGTTCAAAAGAAGCAGTAAAAGCAGCGGATGTTAAAGAATCCTCTGTTTTGAGAATGCTGAAATTGGCGGAATCAAAATCGCACGATGTGTCAAAAATCATACAAAAATTTGAAACATCCCTTTCCACTTCAACTATGACTCAGGTAAAAGCCGATTTCGCCACGGTAACCGAGGGGATATCCGCCGGAAAATCTTTTCTCAATAATAAAGAGTACAGAGAGGCGTTTGCTGAACTTCAAAATGCGTTTAACCTCGCGTACAGGCTTGAGATTCTCTTGAGAGCGGAACAAAAACATAAATTACAAATTTTTCCTTCCATCCTTCCGATACCCGCTGAGGAAGATGATAATAATAGTACTGCCACATCTTCCGTTTCTTCTTCCTCCCGTGTAAACACGTATCTTCAAAAAGAGGCGGATCGAATGAAGGAAAAAGCCGATATCGCACTTACGGAAGCACGATTAAAGTTGTCGGAGAAAGTTTTGCGCATAACCGGTATTACGGATAAAGCACAAAATTTGATTGCCGAAGCGGAAAACACCTCGGTTCAGGCGGAGGTCGCGTATGCGCAAGGCGATTACACAAGTGCCTTGCGATTGTGGAATATTTCATACGCAAACGCGAAAACCGCATCCGGACTTCTCTCAAATATGTTTCAGTCCGACAGCGAGAGTGGGGTACGCGGCTCCGATGATTCTCACAACGATGAAGTAAAAATTGAAAGCGAAACGGAAATTGAAATCGAGACAGAAGGCTCGGAGGTAAAAACGAAAAGCGGTATACAAATAAAAGTTTTTTAG
- a CDS encoding RNA polymerase sigma factor, with translation MDVTGRFTQAFEDYSDALFRHCFFRIGDRERSLELVQESFTKTWNYVAQGKTIDDFKPFLYRVLNNLIIDEYRKKKTTSLDEFLEREDASEGDIPDLHSTGEMEQAEIRFDGIRLLKALKTLPEKYREVVTMRYMDGFSPREIAELIGENENVVSVRIHRGLFKLRNAIQL, from the coding sequence ATGGACGTTACGGGACGATTTACTCAGGCGTTTGAGGACTATTCCGATGCTCTTTTCAGGCATTGCTTCTTTCGTATTGGCGACAGGGAACGTTCGCTTGAACTTGTCCAAGAGTCGTTCACAAAGACGTGGAATTACGTCGCCCAGGGGAAAACCATCGATGATTTCAAACCTTTTCTTTATCGAGTGTTAAACAATTTGATTATCGACGAATACCGAAAAAAGAAAACGACATCCCTCGATGAATTTCTTGAGCGGGAAGACGCTTCCGAAGGGGACATCCCCGATTTACACAGTACGGGAGAAATGGAACAGGCGGAAATTCGCTTTGACGGGATACGGCTCCTAAAGGCACTCAAGACGCTTCCTGAAAAGTATCGGGAAGTCGTGACGATGAGGTACATGGACGGTTTCTCGCCAAGGGAAATTGCCGAACTTATCGGAGAAAATGAAAATGTCGTTTCAGTCCGCATCCACAGAGGGCTTTTCAAATTACGCAACGCGATACAATTATGA
- a CDS encoding HAD-IB family hydrolase, translated as MKKVAIFDVDGTVFRSSLLIELTERLIEKGLFPSAARREYQYEYKKWHDREGSYEEYIDNVIKAFMKYVRGVSYKDFLEAGDEVFEQQKNRTYRYTRDLIKKLKKEKYYLLAISQSPKGILDKFCAHMGFDKIYGRIYELGPEDKFTGNIVDLHLISNKANIVKRAIEKENLTLEGSVAVGDTEGDVSMLEMVGQPICFNPNMKLYREAKRNGWKIVVERKDVIYEIN; from the coding sequence ATGAAAAAAGTGGCTATTTTTGATGTCGATGGGACCGTGTTCCGTTCAAGTCTTCTGATTGAATTAACCGAACGACTGATTGAGAAAGGACTGTTCCCTTCCGCTGCCCGGAGAGAATATCAATACGAATACAAAAAATGGCATGACCGTGAAGGCAGTTACGAAGAATATATCGATAACGTCATAAAGGCGTTCATGAAATATGTACGCGGTGTGTCATATAAAGATTTTCTTGAAGCCGGGGATGAGGTGTTTGAACAGCAAAAAAACAGGACCTACCGATACACACGCGATCTTATAAAAAAATTAAAAAAGGAGAAATATTACCTTCTTGCCATTTCCCAGTCTCCCAAAGGAATCCTTGATAAGTTCTGCGCTCATATGGGATTTGATAAAATATATGGAAGAATCTATGAGCTTGGACCCGAGGATAAGTTCACAGGAAATATCGTCGACCTTCACCTTATTTCAAACAAGGCAAACATAGTAAAGCGGGCGATTGAAAAAGAAAATTTGACGCTTGAAGGATCGGTTGCCGTCGGGGATACGGAGGGAGACGTTTCAATGCTTGAGATGGTTGGACAACCTATTTGTTTCAATCCGAATATGAAACTCTACAGAGAAGCGAAACGCAACGGATGGAAAATTGTTGTTGAACGGAAAGACGTGATTTATGAAATCAATTAA
- a CDS encoding glycoside hydrolase family 15 protein, with the protein MARSLVLGNGNILVFLDSRGQVRDFYFPYVGMSNHSPSGVVHRIGVWVDGDFSWLASDDWNVTVDYKKETMVSEIRAVNDRLKVSLFFNDTVYNESNIFLRKITVQNRHPSSRVIKVFINQEFQISHSSYGNTAYYQPEDNAIVHYKGRRLFFIAGLGLHEGSFDDYSVGLSQIEGKEGTWKDAEDGLLSKNAIEHGSVDSTVGFTVPLEAEEVGEVYYWIIASHTLREARLLNSYVLKKTPPHLLKSTGDFWKAWVNKRRFVFYGLDEGVGDLFKKSLLIMRTHADNRGALIASGDSSILQHGRDTYSYMWPRDAAFAALAFDKAGYFDLSTRFYSFCNEVLTDEGFLLHKYNSDRSLGSSWHPWIRNGVSQLAIQEDETATSLYTLWDHYAVTRNLEFIESIYNSFIKRAGDFLVEYRDKKTGLPGPSYDLWEERNGISCFTAAAVYGGLIAAGKFAFLLGKQNESKKYHRAADEIQAAIIKYLYNEKEGTFSRMLTVPPRGSIIYDKTIDASSAYGIFRFGVLSPYDERLLKAMMISRERLRVHTDIGGYARYEGDVYYGVGSGLPGNAWFITTLWFAQYDIARAESQEDLDGAKETLLWTLKNALTSGLLSEQLHPYNGSPLSVRPLTWSHAEFVLTVIAYLEKLQDLGVCQTCYPVSE; encoded by the coding sequence ATGGCAAGATCACTAGTTTTGGGAAACGGTAACATACTTGTTTTTCTCGATAGCAGGGGACAAGTACGTGATTTTTATTTTCCTTATGTAGGTATGTCCAACCACTCTCCAAGCGGGGTTGTTCACCGTATTGGCGTGTGGGTTGACGGCGATTTCTCGTGGCTTGCAAGCGATGATTGGAATGTAACGGTTGATTACAAGAAGGAAACAATGGTTTCGGAAATTCGCGCCGTCAATGACCGCCTGAAAGTTTCACTTTTTTTTAATGATACGGTCTATAACGAATCAAATATTTTTCTTCGGAAAATCACCGTTCAAAACCGCCACCCTTCTTCCCGGGTAATAAAAGTATTTATCAATCAAGAGTTCCAAATTTCCCATTCCAGTTATGGCAACACCGCCTACTATCAGCCGGAGGATAACGCAATTGTTCATTACAAAGGAAGAAGACTTTTCTTTATTGCAGGCCTCGGTTTACACGAAGGTTCTTTCGACGATTACAGCGTCGGCCTTTCTCAAATAGAAGGAAAAGAGGGAACATGGAAAGACGCCGAAGACGGACTACTTTCAAAAAACGCCATTGAACACGGGTCAGTGGATTCAACCGTGGGTTTTACGGTGCCTCTTGAAGCCGAGGAAGTAGGAGAAGTGTACTACTGGATTATCGCTTCTCATACTTTGCGTGAAGCGAGACTTTTGAATTCATACGTTCTTAAAAAAACCCCGCCCCATCTTTTGAAAAGTACGGGAGATTTTTGGAAAGCGTGGGTAAACAAGCGCCGTTTTGTTTTCTACGGCCTTGATGAAGGCGTTGGAGACCTGTTCAAAAAATCGCTTCTTATCATGCGAACTCACGCGGACAACCGAGGAGCTCTCATCGCTTCGGGAGACTCATCCATTCTGCAGCATGGCCGCGACACATACAGTTATATGTGGCCGCGCGACGCGGCGTTTGCCGCCCTTGCTTTTGACAAAGCGGGATACTTTGATTTAAGCACGCGCTTTTATTCTTTCTGCAACGAAGTGCTTACCGACGAAGGTTTTCTCCTGCACAAATATAATTCGGACAGGTCGTTGGGAAGTTCGTGGCATCCGTGGATACGAAACGGAGTCTCACAACTTGCCATCCAAGAGGACGAAACGGCAACATCTCTCTATACGCTTTGGGACCATTACGCGGTGACGAGAAATCTCGAATTTATTGAAAGTATTTACAATTCCTTTATAAAACGGGCGGGGGATTTTCTTGTCGAATACAGGGATAAAAAAACCGGTCTTCCGGGACCAAGTTACGATTTGTGGGAGGAACGTAACGGCATCTCCTGTTTTACCGCCGCTGCGGTGTACGGAGGACTGATTGCGGCGGGGAAGTTCGCATTTCTTTTGGGAAAGCAAAACGAATCGAAAAAATATCACCGGGCGGCGGACGAAATTCAGGCGGCAATAATAAAATATCTCTACAACGAAAAAGAAGGCACGTTCAGCCGGATGCTTACGGTACCTCCGCGGGGAAGTATTATTTACGACAAGACGATAGATGCTTCGAGTGCGTATGGAATTTTTAGATTCGGGGTTTTGTCTCCATATGACGAACGGCTTCTTAAAGCCATGATGATTTCTCGTGAGAGGTTGCGTGTTCACACGGATATAGGTGGATATGCCCGCTACGAAGGGGATGTATATTACGGTGTCGGGTCCGGACTGCCGGGCAATGCGTGGTTTATTACCACATTATGGTTTGCACAATACGATATCGCCCGGGCTGAAAGCCAGGAAGACCTTGATGGGGCAAAGGAGACGCTTTTGTGGACATTAAAAAACGCTCTTACCTCGGGCTTATTATCCGAACAACTGCATCCATATAACGGCTCTCCGCTTTCGGTCAGGCCCCTGACATGGAGCCACGCGGAGTTCGTACTTACCGTCATTGCATACCTGGAAAAACTGCAAGACCTTGGGGTATGCCAAACGTGTTACCCGGTCTCCGAGTAA
- a CDS encoding glycoside hydrolase family 57 protein yields the protein MLNICFYFQVHQPHRVKRYRIFDVGTDHNYFNDNGQSDLNNRKILLKVAEKSYLPANALLLHLLQKHPEFKVSFSFSGVVLEQFEQFAPHVLESFRKLVETGRVEILSETYYHSLAFLHSPAEFRKQIEKHREKIKSLFGYTPTVFRNTELIYSNDIGKEIARLGYKGMLAEGADHILGWRSPNFLYKAKDAPLTLLLKNYKLSDDIAFRFGAKWWEDYPLTAPKFVKWVEAHHGNGEIINLFMDYETFGEHQWEDTGIFEFMRHLPKEMLKRSDNHFVTPREALELLRPVGELDVPNYVSWADIERDLSAWRSNPIQHDALRSIYALEDMVLETGDEKLVEDWRKLQTSDHFYYMCTKWFSDGDVHAYFNPYESPYEAFIAYMNVLHDLRKRIESAPLPPVWFRVKRTLQKLLTH from the coding sequence ATGCTTAATATCTGTTTTTATTTTCAAGTTCACCAGCCTCATCGGGTAAAACGATACAGAATTTTTGACGTCGGTACAGACCACAATTATTTCAACGACAACGGGCAGTCCGACCTCAATAACAGAAAAATACTTCTCAAGGTGGCGGAAAAATCCTATCTTCCCGCAAACGCCCTTCTTCTTCATTTGTTGCAAAAACATCCGGAGTTTAAGGTAAGTTTTTCATTTTCCGGAGTCGTACTTGAACAATTCGAACAATTTGCTCCGCATGTGCTTGAGTCGTTTAGAAAACTCGTCGAAACGGGGAGAGTGGAAATTTTAAGCGAAACGTACTACCACTCGCTCGCATTTTTACATTCCCCGGCCGAATTCAGAAAACAGATAGAAAAACACAGAGAAAAAATAAAATCATTGTTCGGTTATACTCCGACGGTTTTCCGGAACACCGAGCTTATCTACAGCAATGACATCGGAAAAGAAATCGCACGGCTCGGATACAAGGGAATGCTCGCCGAAGGCGCCGACCATATTCTCGGGTGGAGAAGTCCGAATTTCCTATACAAAGCCAAAGACGCTCCGCTCACGCTTCTTTTGAAAAACTATAAACTTTCCGACGATATTGCTTTTCGTTTTGGCGCGAAATGGTGGGAAGACTATCCTCTTACCGCACCCAAGTTTGTGAAATGGGTAGAGGCTCACCATGGCAACGGGGAAATAATCAACCTGTTCATGGATTACGAGACGTTTGGCGAGCACCAGTGGGAAGACACGGGCATTTTTGAATTTATGCGCCATTTACCGAAAGAAATGCTCAAACGTTCGGACAACCACTTTGTGACTCCCCGGGAAGCGCTTGAACTATTGCGTCCGGTAGGGGAATTGGATGTGCCGAATTACGTTTCATGGGCCGACATAGAGCGGGACCTCTCCGCCTGGCGCTCAAATCCGATTCAGCATGACGCTCTCCGTTCGATATATGCTCTTGAAGATATGGTACTTGAGACGGGAGACGAGAAACTTGTTGAGGATTGGCGGAAACTGCAAACATCGGACCATTTCTACTATATGTGTACCAAGTGGTTTTCCGACGGTGATGTACATGCATACTTTAATCCTTACGAATCTCCTTACGAAGCGTTTATCGCCTATATGAACGTCCTTCATGATTTAAGAAAACGAATCGAATCGGCGCCGCTTCCGCCCGTTTGGTTTCGTGTGAAGAGGACATTACAAAAATTATTAACTCACTGA
- a CDS encoding glycosyltransferase family 4 protein codes for MHAPVRILMFGWEFPPHNSGGLGVACYGLSKALAQSGSKVTFVLPKRLKDTTSRFARIIFGDVETPDIVFHNIPSLLSPYTNPDSYKKERAFIDNAFYGDTLFEEVRRYAIRAREIARKEQFDVIHAHDWLSFLAGMEAKKVSGKPLIVHVHATEFDRTGGRSVNQFVYDVEREGMHAADRVIAVSNYTKDIIVKRYGVPEEKVEVVHNGIDIDEYLSQHVGEENRIAKLKESGNKIVLFVGRITIQKGPDYFVAAAKKVLEYYPKVTFIISGSGDMEGQIMNQAAFLGISDKVLFAGFLRNDELVQAYKAADLYLMPSVSEPFGITPLEAIASGTPVIISRQSGVSEVLKHALKVDFWDVDEMANKIVCVLTHESLKSCLSENGFQEIIKHTWKQAAEKCMMIYKKVFGLSIYNA; via the coding sequence ATGCATGCACCAGTGCGAATTTTAATGTTTGGTTGGGAGTTCCCACCTCACAATAGTGGAGGTTTGGGTGTTGCCTGTTACGGTCTTTCCAAAGCGTTGGCTCAATCGGGGAGCAAGGTGACATTTGTTCTACCGAAACGGCTTAAAGATACAACATCCCGATTCGCGCGCATTATATTCGGTGACGTGGAAACTCCGGATATCGTATTCCATAATATCCCGTCTCTACTTTCTCCATACACGAATCCCGACAGCTATAAAAAAGAACGGGCATTTATTGATAATGCGTTTTACGGCGACACGCTATTTGAGGAAGTAAGACGGTACGCAATACGCGCACGCGAAATCGCCCGCAAAGAACAATTTGATGTTATCCACGCCCATGACTGGTTGTCGTTTCTCGCCGGTATGGAAGCGAAAAAAGTATCGGGGAAACCGCTTATCGTTCACGTGCACGCGACGGAATTTGACAGGACCGGCGGCCGGTCCGTCAATCAGTTTGTCTACGACGTGGAAAGGGAGGGAATGCACGCCGCCGACCGCGTTATTGCAGTGTCCAACTACACGAAGGATATCATCGTCAAACGATACGGCGTACCCGAAGAAAAAGTCGAGGTAGTTCACAACGGTATCGATATTGATGAATACCTTTCCCAGCACGTAGGCGAGGAAAACCGAATTGCGAAACTTAAAGAATCGGGGAATAAAATTGTTTTATTTGTCGGACGCATCACCATACAAAAAGGTCCGGATTATTTCGTTGCCGCCGCAAAAAAGGTTCTCGAATATTATCCAAAGGTAACGTTTATCATTTCCGGGTCGGGGGATATGGAAGGCCAAATCATGAACCAGGCCGCGTTTTTGGGTATCAGCGACAAGGTCTTGTTTGCGGGATTTTTGCGAAATGACGAGCTTGTACAGGCGTACAAAGCGGCAGACCTTTACCTCATGCCCTCCGTTTCGGAACCTTTCGGCATCACTCCTCTTGAGGCTATAGCAAGTGGTACCCCCGTCATTATTTCTCGTCAGTCGGGAGTTTCGGAAGTACTCAAACACGCGCTCAAAGTTGATTTTTGGGACGTCGATGAAATGGCAAACAAAATCGTATGCGTACTCACCCATGAATCTCTCAAGTCGTGTCTTTCCGAAAATGGTTTCCAGGAAATCATCAAACATACATGGAAGCAGGCTGCCGAAAAGTGTATGATGATATACAAGAAAGTGTTTGGTCTCTCCATATACAATGCTTAA
- a CDS encoding STAS/SEC14 domain-containing protein, whose translation MDKFETHVDEHGIVNMAIKGRVRREVWDQFKKWIEDTQKIIKEEYDKTGKKVRATVDLTDTSSQYDSDTIAALASFTKANEPYMEKTATFGANTMIKFAEDLVITISGRKNIKAFATKDEATKWLLSEK comes from the coding sequence ATGGACAAATTTGAGACACATGTCGATGAGCACGGAATCGTAAACATGGCCATTAAAGGACGCGTGAGAAGGGAGGTATGGGATCAGTTCAAAAAATGGATTGAGGACACGCAAAAGATAATCAAGGAGGAATACGACAAAACCGGCAAGAAAGTTAGAGCCACCGTCGACCTTACCGACACGTCAAGCCAATATGACAGCGACACGATAGCGGCGCTTGCCTCTTTTACGAAAGCAAACGAGCCGTATATGGAAAAAACGGCGACCTTCGGAGCAAACACAATGATAAAATTCGCGGAAGACCTTGTTATCACGATTTCCGGCAGAAAAAATATCAAGGCATTCGCCACCAAAGACGAAGCCACCAAGTGGCTTCTATCGGAAAAATAG
- the msrB gene encoding peptide-methionine (R)-S-oxide reductase MsrB, translating to MKNGIPKTEDDWKEKLSPDQYKILREKGTEMPFTGKYMYSKEDGIFRCAACGNALFSSDAKFDSGTGWPSFDKALPGAIKRETDETQGMVRTEILCAKCNSHLGHVFDDGPTDTGERYCINSVCLDLEQKK from the coding sequence ATGAAAAACGGTATACCCAAAACGGAAGACGACTGGAAGGAGAAACTGTCCCCAGACCAATATAAAATCTTGCGGGAGAAGGGAACCGAGATGCCCTTTACGGGTAAATACATGTATTCCAAAGAAGACGGGATATTCCGTTGCGCCGCGTGCGGCAACGCACTGTTTTCTTCCGATGCAAAGTTTGATTCAGGAACCGGATGGCCAAGTTTCGACAAAGCTCTGCCCGGCGCGATAAAACGCGAGACTGACGAAACTCAGGGAATGGTCCGCACCGAAATTCTATGCGCCAAATGCAACTCTCACCTTGGGCATGTGTTTGACGACGGTCCGACCGATACGGGTGAACGATATTGCATCAACTCCGTCTGTCTGGATTTGGAACAAAAAAAATAG
- a CDS encoding DNA alkylation repair protein, with the protein MDKLKAELRKLKNPAKAKILQGFFKTGPGEYGEGDVFLGITVPVSRALAKKYAHLSFPEIKKLLSSKIHEERLIALLILVENFKNGGKSEKKKIYDFYLSSTKHINNWDLVDLSAEKIVGAYISGKPKKILQKLARSKNMWERRIAIVSTFYFIKNNRFEETLLIARMLLGDTHDLIHKAVGWMLREVGKRDLVSEKKFLNLHASQMPRTALRYAVERMTESQKKNYLKIPRNLELKGRE; encoded by the coding sequence ATGGATAAATTGAAAGCCGAACTCCGTAAGCTCAAAAATCCCGCGAAAGCAAAAATTTTACAGGGCTTTTTTAAAACGGGACCGGGCGAATATGGAGAAGGGGACGTATTTCTTGGGATAACCGTACCGGTATCGCGGGCTCTCGCTAAAAAATACGCCCACCTTTCTTTCCCCGAAATAAAAAAACTTCTTTCATCTAAAATCCATGAGGAACGGCTCATCGCTCTTCTTATTCTTGTGGAAAATTTTAAAAATGGCGGCAAGAGCGAAAAAAAGAAAATTTACGATTTCTATCTTTCTTCAACGAAGCATATTAATAACTGGGATTTAGTCGATTTGTCGGCAGAGAAAATTGTCGGAGCATATATATCTGGTAAACCAAAAAAAATTTTGCAAAAACTGGCGCGTTCAAAAAACATGTGGGAGCGGCGTATCGCGATCGTTTCAACGTTTTATTTCATAAAAAATAACCGATTTGAAGAAACGCTTTTAATTGCGCGGATGCTTTTGGGCGATACGCATGACCTTATCCATAAAGCCGTCGGTTGGATGTTGCGGGAGGTCGGGAAAAGAGACCTTGTGTCGGAAAAAAAATTTCTGAACCTACACGCTTCCCAAATGCCCAGAACAGCCCTGCGTTACGCGGTAGAACGGATGACCGAATCTCAAAAAAAGAATTATCTTAAAATCCCCCGGAACCTCGAATTGAAAGGAAGGGAATAG
- a CDS encoding DUF2878 family protein, whose protein sequence is MQKFSQMLIEAFPVLLMIWFIPVVPNDYLLTLMYIGLIDLFLRIKKEQKDALMLVLGFCLMTIAETIFVFTGVETFTRNSLFGLMPLWLPFLWAYSFVAMKREIMIVLGRSDG, encoded by the coding sequence ATGCAAAAGTTCTCACAAATGCTTATTGAAGCCTTCCCGGTGCTTCTGATGATATGGTTTATTCCCGTCGTGCCAAACGATTATCTTTTGACGCTCATGTACATCGGGCTCATTGACCTGTTTTTGCGAATCAAAAAAGAACAAAAAGACGCTTTAATGCTTGTGCTCGGATTCTGCCTTATGACAATTGCGGAAACGATTTTTGTTTTCACGGGAGTTGAAACGTTTACCCGCAACAGCTTATTTGGTCTCATGCCTCTCTGGCTTCCGTTTCTCTGGGCATACTCGTTTGTCGCGATGAAAAGGGAGATAATGATTGTTCTTGGAAGAAGCGATGGATAA
- a CDS encoding prolyl oligopeptidase family serine peptidase — MAKHKFLLRTRFGKDIVSEFLPPVRPSKKAIILCGGLPGSPSKSAVMNFLSEKGYWVFFPRYRGTWESGGEFLKLSPHKDVSDVVKGISKEFTEFWSGKKYSVKNPAIYVIGSSFGGAAAILASQDTHIKKVVALSPVIDWRVKSDTEPLPWLEKFLNNAYGEGYRFSKKDWRKLGNGSFFNPIAKAKTLNSRKIFIIHAKDDEVTYAHLSKEFSKINGCALWLKGKGGHLSLSEVRTRLFWKKIKAFLDK, encoded by the coding sequence ATGGCGAAACACAAGTTTCTTTTGCGAACCCGATTCGGGAAAGATATCGTTTCCGAGTTTCTTCCTCCGGTTCGTCCTTCAAAAAAAGCGATTATCCTGTGCGGGGGGTTGCCGGGCTCTCCTTCAAAGTCTGCCGTTATGAATTTTCTTTCCGAAAAAGGATATTGGGTTTTCTTTCCAAGGTACAGGGGAACATGGGAAAGCGGAGGGGAGTTTCTCAAACTTTCTCCGCATAAAGACGTTTCGGATGTCGTGAAAGGAATATCAAAGGAATTTACCGAATTTTGGAGTGGTAAAAAGTATTCGGTCAAAAATCCGGCAATCTATGTCATTGGTTCAAGTTTCGGGGGTGCGGCCGCTATCCTTGCTTCACAAGATACACATATAAAAAAAGTCGTTGCTCTGTCGCCGGTTATCGACTGGCGGGTAAAAAGCGATACCGAACCGCTTCCGTGGCTCGAGAAATTTCTTAACAATGCGTACGGCGAAGGATACCGTTTTTCAAAGAAGGACTGGCGGAAACTCGGCAACGGAAGTTTTTTTAATCCCATTGCAAAGGCAAAAACACTCAACTCAAGAAAGATTTTTATTATCCATGCAAAGGATGACGAAGTGACGTATGCCCATTTGTCAAAAGAATTTTCAAAAATAAACGGCTGCGCGTTGTGGCTTAAGGGGAAGGGAGGACATCTTTCGCTTTCGGAAGTACGCACACGCTTGTTCTGGAAAAAGATAAAAGCTTTTTTAGATAAGTAA